Proteins encoded together in one Aminipila butyrica window:
- a CDS encoding ParA family protein — protein MAKIIVVTNQKGGVAKTTTCNALIGGLSKMGYKVLGIDLDPQGSLGFSLGINIEEGVTLYDVFKGKATINEAVRSIDCGHFISSNILLSTAELEFNHSGREFLLAEAIKDIKDIYDYIVIDTPPALNILTVNAYVCADHLIIPMIPEVLSLLGISQIKETIENVKKYYNPKLNLACILLTKYNKRASLTKEVCDMTEAIAAQLGTKVAETFIRNSVAVAEAPAHGLALLDYAPKANACIDYSNFVKELIHGGL, from the coding sequence TTGGCGAAAATAATCGTAGTCACAAATCAAAAAGGTGGCGTTGCCAAGACTACCACCTGTAACGCCCTCATAGGTGGGCTTTCAAAGATGGGCTATAAGGTTCTCGGCATCGATCTGGATCCGCAGGGAAGTCTGGGCTTTAGCCTAGGCATCAACATTGAGGAGGGAGTTACCCTCTATGACGTATTCAAAGGAAAAGCTACTATTAACGAAGCGGTCCGCTCCATTGATTGCGGGCACTTTATTTCTTCCAATATCCTGCTCAGTACAGCAGAGTTGGAATTTAACCATTCTGGTCGTGAATTCTTACTGGCAGAAGCTATCAAAGACATAAAGGACATCTATGATTATATTGTCATAGATACCCCCCCTGCTTTAAACATTTTAACTGTAAATGCTTACGTTTGTGCAGATCATCTGATTATCCCCATGATTCCTGAGGTTCTCAGTTTGCTGGGCATTTCTCAGATTAAAGAGACCATCGAAAACGTGAAAAAATATTACAACCCTAAACTGAACCTGGCCTGCATCCTGCTGACCAAGTACAATAAACGGGCTTCTTTAACCAAAGAGGTCTGCGATATGACAGAAGCAATCGCCGCGCAACTGGGCACCAAGGTTGCGGAAACTTTTATCCGCAACAGCGTTGCCGTAGCTGAAGCTCCAGCTCATGGCCTAGCCTTGTTGGACTATGCCCCCAAGGCCAATGCCTGCATCGACTATTCCAACTTCGTAAAAGAACTGATTCACGGAGGATTATAA